Proteins encoded together in one Lachnospiraceae bacterium JLR.KK008 window:
- a CDS encoding DNA alkylation repair protein: MTDVAQIVREALFSMQDIPYREFHSKLIPTVEKETIIGVRTPQLRKYARQFARTPEAAEFLQILPHRYYEENNLHGFLIEGMKDYDTCVAHLERFLPYVDNWATCDLVCPKIFQRHLPDLLTQIRQWISSGHTYTVRFGVGMLMRFYLDEAFDTAYPDLVAAIRSEEYYVNMMVAWYFATALAKQYEQILPYIKEQRLAPWTHNKAIQKSVESSRITREQKDDLRMLRIK, from the coding sequence ATGACAGACGTAGCGCAGATAGTGAGAGAAGCGTTGTTTTCGATGCAGGATATTCCATACCGGGAGTTTCACAGCAAACTGATACCGACAGTGGAGAAAGAGACGATCATCGGGGTACGGACGCCGCAGCTTCGAAAGTACGCCAGGCAGTTCGCGAGGACGCCGGAAGCGGCGGAATTTTTGCAGATTTTGCCGCACCGGTATTATGAGGAAAACAATCTGCATGGCTTTCTCATAGAAGGGATGAAGGATTATGACACATGTGTCGCTCATTTGGAACGGTTCTTGCCGTATGTGGACAACTGGGCGACCTGTGATCTTGTGTGTCCGAAAATCTTTCAGAGACATCTGCCTGATCTGTTGACACAGATCAGGCAATGGATTTCCAGCGGACATACGTATACGGTGCGGTTTGGCGTTGGTATGCTGATGCGCTTTTACCTCGATGAGGCATTTGATACGGCATATCCGGATCTGGTAGCAGCCATCCGTTCAGAAGAGTATTATGTGAACATGATGGTCGCCTGGTATTTTGCCACTGCATTGGCAAAACAATATGAACAGATTCTTCCTTATATAAAGGAACAGCGTCTGGCGCCATGGACCCACAATAAGGCGATCCAGAAGTCGGTTGAGAGCAGCCGCATTACGAGGGAGCAGAAAGATGATCTGCGGATGCTGCGGATAAAATAA
- a CDS encoding TetR/AcrR family transcriptional regulator C-terminal domain-containing protein — translation MRRKENVEKKLVESFKALAVSMPVKKITIQEIAEGAGVIRPTFYNHFQDKYQLLEHIFKSEVIAPVKPMIQNDMLDDAVVLIFVQMLKDREFYGKVYRLEGQNSFESIVKSSLYETLLDFIEEYSHNKVSRHKLLSHETLARYYSEFLGFIVIAWIRDGMIVSPQEMRDLFNYIKDHSLYEIIREME, via the coding sequence ATGCGCAGGAAAGAAAACGTGGAAAAAAAGCTCGTGGAGAGCTTTAAAGCACTGGCGGTCAGTATGCCGGTAAAAAAGATTACGATCCAGGAGATTGCCGAGGGCGCCGGGGTTATCCGCCCTACTTTTTACAATCATTTTCAGGATAAATACCAGTTGTTGGAGCATATTTTTAAGTCAGAAGTGATTGCGCCTGTGAAACCGATGATACAGAATGATATGCTGGATGATGCGGTTGTGCTGATCTTTGTGCAGATGTTGAAAGACAGAGAGTTTTATGGGAAGGTTTACCGGCTGGAAGGACAGAACTCGTTTGAGAGCATTGTCAAGAGCAGTCTGTATGAGACATTGCTTGACTTTATTGAGGAATATTCCCATAACAAGGTGTCCCGGCATAAGCTCCTGTCACATGAGACACTGGCGAGATATTATTCGGAATTTCTGGGATTTATTGTTATTGCCTGGATACGGGATGGGATGATTGTCTCTCCGCAGGAGATGCGGGATCTGTTTAATTATATCAAAGACCATTCCCTGTATGAGATTATCAGGGAAATGGAATAA
- a CDS encoding ABC transporter ATP-binding protein: MPGPNKGMHRTGKPQNVKKTIKRLSAYLEHDKGKLTIVFFCVIVTAVSSLAGSYMLRPVINGLISGKGSIDFLARSVLVMLLIFAAGILSQYFQARIMVTVAQGALQKLRDDLFSKTQRLPVRYFDSHHHGDIMSRFTNDVDAVGEMLNQTLVQIISGMISIAGTFSLMLYTSLSLTIVTVVMLPLMLKAGQSVARRSRKYYQAQQAALGELNGYIEETVTGQKVVKVFCHEEQAVADFERYNQALQERQLGAQFFGGMMGPVMGNMSQINYTLTAVVGGLLCVLRGFDIGGLTVFVNYSRQFSRPINELSMQMNTIFSALAGAERVFTVMDEAEEPADAPDVLSIVEEEGGRWRWQVPESNETYAFKREQPEFHAEIVLQDVTFGYHPDRTILRHITLYAKPGQKIAFVGSTGAGKTTITNLINRFYDIDSGSITIDAVDVRDIGRDSLRRNVAMVLQDTHLFAGTVMDNIRYGRMDATDEEVVQAAKTASAHSFIMRLEHGYDTVLEGDGANLSQGQRQLLNIARAAVSRAPILILDEATSSVDTRTEKHIEQGMDRLMAERTTLVIAHRLSTVRNANAIIVLENGEIIERGDHDKLLEQKGRYYELYTGLSELE; encoded by the coding sequence ATGCCGGGACCGAACAAAGGAATGCACAGGACCGGGAAACCGCAGAATGTGAAAAAGACGATCAAAAGGCTGTCGGCCTATCTGGAGCATGATAAAGGAAAACTGACGATTGTTTTTTTCTGTGTGATCGTGACGGCAGTTTCTTCCCTGGCAGGCTCGTATATGCTGCGGCCTGTGATCAACGGACTGATTTCCGGGAAGGGAAGTATTGATTTTCTGGCCCGGTCGGTACTTGTGATGCTGCTGATCTTTGCAGCCGGTATCCTCTCACAGTATTTTCAGGCGCGGATTATGGTCACAGTCGCACAGGGTGCATTGCAGAAATTAAGGGACGATCTCTTTTCCAAGACACAGCGTCTGCCGGTCCGATATTTTGACAGCCATCACCATGGCGATATTATGAGCCGCTTTACGAACGATGTGGATGCGGTGGGCGAGATGCTGAATCAGACACTGGTGCAGATCATATCGGGAATGATTAGCATTGCCGGTACGTTCTCACTGATGTTGTATACTAGTCTTTCTCTGACGATCGTGACCGTTGTCATGCTGCCGCTGATGCTCAAAGCCGGACAGAGCGTTGCCAGACGGAGCCGCAAATATTATCAGGCACAGCAGGCGGCACTCGGGGAGCTGAACGGCTATATCGAGGAGACTGTGACCGGGCAGAAAGTGGTTAAAGTTTTCTGCCACGAGGAGCAGGCGGTCGCTGATTTTGAGCGTTACAATCAGGCGTTGCAGGAGAGACAGCTTGGAGCCCAGTTTTTTGGCGGAATGATGGGGCCGGTCATGGGCAATATGAGCCAGATCAACTATACGTTGACTGCTGTGGTCGGCGGTCTTCTCTGCGTGCTCAGAGGCTTTGACATCGGCGGACTGACTGTATTTGTCAACTATTCGCGGCAGTTCAGCCGTCCGATCAATGAGCTTTCGATGCAGATGAATACGATCTTTTCCGCGCTCGCGGGCGCAGAACGGGTTTTCACAGTCATGGATGAGGCGGAAGAGCCTGCGGATGCGCCCGATGTGCTCTCTATTGTGGAAGAGGAGGGCGGCAGATGGCGCTGGCAGGTGCCGGAGAGCAATGAAACATATGCCTTTAAGAGAGAGCAGCCGGAATTTCATGCGGAGATCGTACTGCAGGATGTGACCTTTGGCTATCATCCGGACCGGACGATCCTCAGGCATATTACTCTGTATGCCAAACCGGGGCAGAAGATTGCTTTTGTCGGCTCTACCGGAGCGGGTAAGACGACGATCACCAATCTGATCAATCGTTTTTATGACATAGACAGTGGCAGTATCACGATCGATGCTGTGGATGTCAGAGACATCGGCCGGGATTCCCTGCGCAGGAATGTGGCGATGGTATTGCAGGATACGCATCTGTTTGCGGGTACGGTCATGGACAATATCCGCTATGGACGCATGGATGCCACGGACGAGGAAGTTGTCCAGGCGGCGAAGACGGCAAGCGCCCACTCCTTCATTATGCGCCTGGAGCATGGCTATGACACAGTGCTGGAAGGCGACGGCGCCAATCTGAGCCAGGGACAGAGGCAGCTTCTGAACATTGCCCGGGCGGCGGTGTCCCGGGCGCCGATCCTGATCCTAGATGAAGCGACCAGCTCGGTCGATACGAGGACCGAGAAGCATATCGAGCAGGGGATGGACCGTCTGATGGCAGAGCGCACGACGCTTGTCATCGCCCACAGACTCTCTACCGTCCGCAATGCCAACGCGATCATCGTCCTCGAGAATGGTGAAATCATCGAGCGCGGTGACCATGACAAACTGCTGGAGCAAAAGGGCAGATATTACGAATTGTATACCGGACTCAGTGAGCTGGAATAG
- a CDS encoding PBP1A family penicillin-binding protein, whose product MNYGKKGIRKKQKSLHSTSTKLGRKLTLLITKAILVSIIAVTVIGISAGLGVFKGILSSAPDISHIDVSPSGFSTFVYDSEGHELAKLVAADSNRIPVTMEQIPEDLAHAFVAIEDERFYEHNGIDIKGIIRAGVIAIKNRDLSQGASTITQQLLKNNVFEGWTNETTIESIKRKLQEQYLALELEKVMDKDKILENYMNTINLGQNTLGVQAASLRYFGKPVYQLKLSECAVIAGITQNPSRYNPISHPEENEKRQRTVLSHMLEQGYITQEEYDEAIEDDVYSRIQTVNEESEEDSVYTYFVDALTQDVLDDLVNVAGYNETQAYNLLYSGGLSIYTTQDSAIQAICDEAFSNPDNFPADTKWLLSYELSVKKANGEVENHSSEMFKAHFQQEKKSFNMLYASQEDAYAAIEAYKEAVIGSGDEAIGEKVSLTPQPQVSLTVMDQNTGYVVAMVGGRGTKEASRTLNRATDTSRQPGSTFKIVSTYAPALDSAGMTLATVENDAPYSYADGRPVSNWYSSGYRGLCSLRDGIRDSLNIVTVKALTQITPQLGFDYLINFGFTTVVDRYEVNGQIYSDIQQSLALGGITKGVTNQELNAAYAAIANGGIYYKPTLYTKVVDHDGKLILDNTKPENHRVIKETTAYLLTDAMEDVVTSGTGGSVNFGNMAIAGKTGTTSDYNDVWFAGYTPYYTATTWAGYDNNTKLTGSEKNLAKVLWRSVMSKIHEGLPNESFVRPSGIVSATVCSRSGKLPVAGLCNSTLKSEYFAEGTVPSESCDVHYSGMVCAYSMLPASDECPFAMAGTLELPPDEGGTGKKSTTAGDPATDPLQTGESPLIDANVEKCQHNAEFLVQPGAELIIEQQRLELIANAVQNGIVLPETITNPNGIPQVPADQVPGIPGLDTPVPGTETPVVTDPNTVVPPVQPPEQQPVQPPAQ is encoded by the coding sequence GAATCTTAAGTTCCGCACCCGATATTTCTCATATCGACGTGTCGCCTTCCGGCTTTTCCACCTTCGTCTATGACTCGGAGGGACATGAACTGGCAAAGCTGGTGGCAGCGGACTCCAATCGTATTCCGGTGACAATGGAACAGATTCCGGAAGATCTGGCACACGCTTTTGTGGCCATCGAGGACGAACGATTTTATGAGCACAACGGCATCGACATCAAAGGCATTATCCGTGCGGGCGTCATCGCCATTAAAAACAGAGACCTGTCTCAGGGCGCCAGCACGATTACCCAGCAGTTATTAAAAAACAATGTCTTTGAGGGCTGGACGAACGAGACGACCATCGAGAGTATCAAGCGAAAGCTGCAGGAACAATATCTGGCGCTTGAACTGGAAAAGGTGATGGATAAAGACAAGATCCTCGAAAATTATATGAATACCATCAACCTTGGACAAAATACGCTCGGCGTTCAGGCAGCGTCCCTGCGCTATTTCGGCAAGCCGGTCTACCAGCTCAAACTCTCGGAATGTGCCGTGATCGCCGGCATCACCCAGAATCCTTCCAGATATAACCCGATCTCCCATCCAGAGGAGAACGAAAAGCGCCAGAGAACCGTCCTCTCTCATATGCTGGAGCAGGGATATATCACGCAGGAAGAATACGACGAGGCGATCGAGGATGACGTCTATTCCCGCATTCAGACTGTCAATGAAGAATCCGAGGAGGATTCCGTATATACATACTTTGTGGACGCACTCACTCAGGATGTATTGGACGATCTTGTCAACGTAGCCGGCTACAACGAGACGCAGGCTTACAATCTGCTGTACAGCGGAGGTTTGAGCATTTATACGACGCAGGACAGCGCCATTCAGGCAATCTGTGACGAGGCTTTCAGCAATCCGGACAACTTCCCTGCCGACACCAAATGGCTGCTCAGTTACGAACTGTCCGTAAAAAAGGCGAACGGAGAAGTGGAAAACCACAGCTCTGAAATGTTTAAGGCACATTTCCAGCAGGAGAAAAAATCATTCAATATGCTCTATGCTTCACAGGAAGACGCATACGCGGCCATTGAAGCCTACAAGGAGGCTGTGATCGGTTCCGGAGATGAAGCAATCGGGGAAAAGGTTTCTCTGACGCCCCAGCCGCAGGTATCGCTCACTGTCATGGATCAGAATACGGGCTATGTAGTGGCCATGGTAGGCGGCAGAGGCACAAAGGAGGCCAGCCGGACGCTCAACCGCGCAACCGATACTTCCCGCCAGCCCGGCTCCACATTTAAGATCGTCTCCACCTATGCTCCCGCTCTGGACAGCGCCGGCATGACGCTGGCCACGGTTGAGAACGATGCGCCTTACAGCTATGCGGACGGACGTCCGGTCTCGAACTGGTACAGCTCCGGCTATCGTGGTCTATGCTCCCTGCGCGACGGCATCCGCGATTCCTTAAATATTGTCACCGTCAAGGCGCTGACACAGATCACGCCTCAGCTTGGCTTCGACTACCTGATCAACTTTGGATTTACTACTGTCGTGGACCGCTATGAAGTCAACGGGCAGATTTATTCCGATATTCAGCAGTCACTGGCTCTCGGCGGGATCACAAAGGGCGTCACCAATCAGGAACTGAACGCTGCCTATGCAGCCATCGCCAACGGTGGGATCTATTATAAACCCACCTTATATACAAAGGTCGTAGACCATGACGGAAAACTGATTCTTGACAATACCAAACCGGAAAATCACCGGGTAATCAAAGAAACGACCGCCTATCTGCTGACTGATGCCATGGAAGATGTCGTCACCTCCGGCACCGGCGGTTCCGTCAACTTTGGCAACATGGCGATCGCCGGTAAGACAGGTACTACCTCTGACTATAATGACGTATGGTTTGCCGGCTATACCCCATATTACACGGCCACCACATGGGCAGGCTACGATAACAATACGAAACTGACCGGATCAGAAAAAAATCTTGCAAAAGTATTATGGCGTTCGGTGATGTCTAAGATCCATGAGGGACTGCCTAACGAATCTTTCGTACGTCCCTCCGGCATTGTCAGCGCCACCGTATGCAGCAGATCGGGCAAGCTGCCCGTCGCAGGGCTGTGCAACTCCACTCTGAAGAGCGAATATTTTGCCGAGGGTACCGTCCCTTCCGAGAGCTGTGATGTACATTATTCCGGCATGGTATGCGCCTACAGTATGCTGCCCGCCTCCGATGAATGTCCGTTTGCAATGGCCGGAACATTGGAACTGCCGCCGGATGAAGGCGGCACGGGTAAAAAATCCACGACCGCGGGCGACCCGGCGACCGATCCTCTTCAGACAGGCGAATCCCCTCTGATAGACGCCAATGTGGAAAAATGTCAACACAATGCGGAGTTCCTCGTACAACCGGGAGCTGAACTGATCATTGAACAACAACGACTGGAACTGATCGCAAACGCAGTACAGAATGGAATCGTCCTGCCGGAAACGATCACCAATCCGAACGGAATTCCACAGGTACCTGCCGATCAGGTACCAGGCATCCCCGGACTGGACACCCCTGTTCCCGGAACCGAAACACCTGTTGTCACTGACCCGAACACCGTGGTCCCTCCGGTGCAGCCACCGGAACAACAACCGGTACAGCCGCCAGCCCAGTAA
- the cysK gene encoding cysteine synthase A codes for MASIYKGTLGLIGNTPLVEAVNVERALGLEAVLLIKLEYLNPAGSVKDRIAKAMIEKAEESGELKEGSVIIEPTSGNTGIGLASIAAAKGYRIILTMPETMSVERRNILKAYGAELVLTDGARGMKGAIEKAEELAREIPGSYLPGQFVNPANPAIHRETTGPEIWEDTDGAVDLFVAGVGTGGTLTGAGEYLKRQKPEVRIVAVEPSASPFLSEGKGGPHKIQGIGAGFVPEVLNTEIYDEIIKVDNDDAFAAAKLLARKEGVLVGISSGAALHAAMVLARRPENKGKTIVALLPDTGDRYYSTPLFTE; via the coding sequence ATGGCAAGTATTTATAAAGGAACATTGGGACTGATCGGCAATACGCCGCTTGTGGAGGCGGTCAATGTGGAACGGGCGCTTGGGTTGGAAGCTGTGCTGCTCATTAAGCTGGAATATCTGAATCCGGCTGGGAGCGTAAAGGACCGGATAGCGAAGGCGATGATCGAGAAGGCGGAGGAAAGCGGAGAGTTAAAGGAAGGCTCAGTCATCATCGAGCCGACTTCCGGCAATACGGGGATCGGCCTTGCTTCTATCGCTGCCGCCAAAGGATACCGGATCATTCTGACAATGCCGGAGACGATGAGCGTGGAGAGACGAAATATTCTGAAAGCCTACGGGGCGGAGCTTGTGCTGACGGATGGAGCCAGGGGCATGAAGGGTGCTATCGAGAAGGCGGAGGAGCTGGCACGGGAGATTCCGGGCAGCTATCTTCCGGGACAGTTCGTTAATCCGGCCAATCCGGCGATCCACAGGGAGACGACAGGACCGGAGATCTGGGAAGATACGGACGGCGCAGTCGATCTTTTTGTGGCCGGTGTCGGCACCGGCGGCACACTCACCGGGGCGGGAGAATATCTGAAGAGACAGAAACCGGAGGTACGGATCGTGGCTGTGGAGCCTTCCGCGTCTCCATTTCTCTCGGAGGGAAAAGGAGGTCCGCATAAGATACAGGGTATTGGCGCCGGGTTTGTCCCGGAAGTGCTGAATACGGAAATATATGACGAGATCATCAAAGTGGACAATGATGACGCCTTTGCGGCGGCGAAGCTGCTGGCCAGGAAAGAGGGCGTACTGGTGGGAATCTCTTCCGGTGCGGCTCTTCATGCGGCGATGGTTCTTGCGAGACGACCGGAAAATAAAGGGAAGACGATCGTCGCTCTGCTTCCGGATACGGGTGATCGATATTACTCCACGCCTCTGTTTACGGAGTAA
- a CDS encoding fused MFS/spermidine synthase — protein MTEFFAGMSVMAVELGASRLLAPYFSSSQIVWTIIIGTIMIAMALGNIYGGRVSDRDPNPDRLYGRILTAAIWIAFIPVLGKYVILAVSAALIFTVSSNYLIWAAFIACMLVFVFPLFLLGTVTPSLAKYTVDSLDDNGKTVGALGAFNTIGSILGTFLPTFVTIPAVGTSITFLLFAGILLLLALLYFINKRRAGKKSIVSVLLFLVCCVFGVSGSFAFWESDLTYEGESVYNYLQVKEDEDNIILSTNVLFGVQSILKKDGSLTGMYYDYAMAAPLMAGVDRKTQTEALILGMGTGTFATQCSRYFPDMKVEGVEIDSKITMLARKYFRLPEDMKVTTYDGRAFLNAVDHKYDVIMVDAYQDITIPFQMSSVEFFTMVKEHLNEGGVMVVNMNMRGRNEGNINQYLADTISHVFASVYTVDVSGSTNRELFASDAPDILETFQAGAAQVTDQALGAMMNRVEEGLTAYEPGNYLMTDDKAPVELLGMQVIDDLIGDEVEYYRGIYEERGIEGLLEGL, from the coding sequence ATGACCGAATTTTTTGCGGGTATGTCAGTGATGGCGGTGGAACTGGGTGCCAGCAGACTGCTGGCGCCTTATTTCAGTTCTTCGCAGATCGTCTGGACGATTATTATCGGTACGATTATGATCGCCATGGCGCTTGGAAATATTTATGGCGGGCGGGTGTCGGACCGGGACCCCAATCCGGACAGGCTGTATGGGCGTATTCTCACTGCAGCCATTTGGATCGCCTTTATCCCGGTGCTTGGCAAATATGTGATTCTTGCCGTATCAGCGGCGCTGATCTTTACGGTGAGCAGCAATTACCTGATCTGGGCGGCTTTTATTGCCTGTATGCTTGTCTTTGTGTTTCCTCTTTTTCTGTTGGGGACGGTGACGCCTTCGCTCGCCAAATATACGGTGGACAGCCTGGATGACAATGGTAAGACAGTGGGTGCGCTGGGCGCTTTCAATACGATTGGCAGCATACTTGGGACTTTTCTGCCTACCTTTGTGACGATACCGGCAGTCGGTACGTCCATTACCTTTCTATTGTTTGCAGGTATTTTGCTTTTGCTGGCGCTTCTTTATTTTATCAATAAGCGGCGGGCGGGGAAGAAGAGCATTGTCAGCGTTCTGCTTTTTCTTGTGTGTTGCGTATTTGGTGTTTCGGGCAGCTTTGCTTTCTGGGAGAGTGATCTGACATATGAAGGGGAGTCTGTTTACAATTATCTGCAGGTAAAAGAAGACGAGGACAATATCATCTTATCGACCAATGTGTTGTTTGGGGTACAGTCTATTTTGAAAAAAGACGGCAGTCTGACAGGAATGTACTATGATTATGCCATGGCGGCGCCGCTGATGGCGGGCGTCGACCGAAAGACGCAGACAGAGGCGCTCATTCTCGGCATGGGTACCGGTACTTTTGCGACTCAGTGCAGCCGTTATTTTCCGGATATGAAAGTCGAGGGGGTGGAGATCGATAGTAAGATCACGATGCTGGCGCGGAAGTATTTCCGGCTGCCGGAAGATATGAAAGTGACGACTTACGATGGCAGAGCCTTTTTAAATGCGGTCGACCACAAATATGATGTCATCATGGTGGATGCTTACCAGGACATTACGATTCCCTTCCAGATGTCATCCGTGGAATTTTTCACGATGGTAAAGGAGCACCTGAATGAAGGCGGCGTGATGGTTGTCAACATGAATATGCGTGGTCGAAATGAGGGAAATATCAATCAATATCTGGCGGATACGATCTCTCATGTATTTGCCAGCGTATATACGGTCGATGTGTCCGGCTCGACCAACCGGGAACTCTTTGCCTCGGATGCGCCGGATATACTGGAGACATTTCAGGCCGGCGCGGCACAGGTGACGGATCAGGCGCTGGGGGCGATGATGAATCGGGTGGAAGAGGGGCTTACCGCCTATGAGCCGGGAAACTATCTGATGACCGATGACAAAGCGCCGGTGGAACTGCTGGGGATGCAGGTCATCGACGATTTGATCGGGGATGAGGTGGAATATTATCGCGGTATCTACGAAGAAAGAGGAATCGAAGGTTTGCTGGAGGGGTTGTGA
- a CDS encoding O-acetylhomoserine aminocarboxypropyltransferase/cysteine synthase family protein, producing MSEKITRENRAFRFETLQLHAGQEKPDPVTDARAVPIYQTSSYVFHSCDHAAARFALSEEGNIYGRLTNPTQEVFEKRIAALEGGVAALAVASGAAAIAYTFENLAKKGDHIVSATNIYGGTYNLLAHSLPDFGIETTFVNIFDEKEVEAAIRDNTKAVFIETLGNPNSDVVDIEAIAAIAHAHGVPLVVDNTFATPYLVRPIDYGADIVVHSATKFIGGHGTTIGGVIVDGGNFDWEASGRFPSLTEPNPSYHGVKFTEAAGPAAFVAKIRALLLRDTGACISPFHAFFFLQGLETLSLRVERHVENALQVVKYLKDHPQVEEVHHPAATDDERQKALYEKYFPNGGGSIFTFEIRGDGQTAKDFIDHLELFSLLANVADVKSLVIHPATTTHGQCTEQELEEQGIRPNTIRLSIGTEHIDDIIQDLEEAFKAIR from the coding sequence ATGAGCGAGAAAATTACAAGAGAAAACAGAGCATTTCGATTTGAGACACTACAGCTTCATGCGGGGCAGGAGAAACCGGACCCGGTGACGGATGCCAGGGCCGTACCGATCTATCAGACTTCTTCCTATGTATTTCACAGCTGTGATCATGCGGCGGCGCGGTTCGCGCTCTCGGAGGAAGGCAACATTTACGGTCGTCTGACCAATCCGACGCAGGAAGTTTTTGAGAAAAGGATTGCGGCGCTGGAAGGTGGTGTAGCGGCGCTGGCAGTTGCCTCCGGGGCGGCAGCCATTGCGTACACGTTTGAAAATCTGGCTAAAAAGGGCGATCATATTGTTTCCGCTACCAATATTTATGGGGGCACTTATAATCTGCTGGCGCATTCGCTCCCGGATTTTGGCATTGAGACGACATTTGTCAATATATTTGATGAGAAAGAAGTGGAAGCGGCCATCAGGGACAATACCAAGGCTGTATTTATCGAGACGCTTGGCAATCCCAATTCCGATGTCGTGGATATTGAGGCCATTGCCGCGATCGCACATGCGCATGGGGTTCCCCTTGTTGTGGACAATACGTTTGCCACGCCTTATCTGGTACGGCCGATTGACTATGGCGCTGATATTGTCGTTCATTCGGCCACGAAGTTTATCGGCGGGCATGGCACGACCATCGGCGGTGTCATTGTGGATGGGGGGAATTTTGACTGGGAGGCTTCCGGCAGATTTCCGTCTCTGACCGAACCCAATCCCAGCTATCATGGCGTGAAATTTACGGAAGCGGCAGGGCCGGCGGCGTTTGTGGCCAAGATTCGTGCGCTCCTTCTGCGTGATACGGGGGCGTGTATTTCGCCGTTCCATGCGTTCTTCTTCCTGCAGGGACTGGAGACTTTATCACTGCGTGTGGAACGCCATGTGGAAAATGCGCTGCAGGTCGTAAAATATCTGAAAGACCATCCGCAGGTGGAGGAAGTCCATCATCCGGCAGCCACGGACGATGAGAGACAGAAGGCGCTGTATGAGAAGTATTTCCCTAACGGTGGCGGCTCAATCTTTACGTTTGAGATCAGGGGAGACGGTCAGACGGCGAAGGATTTTATTGATCATCTGGAACTGTTTTCACTGCTTGCCAATGTTGCGGATGTAAAATCGCTTGTCATTCATCCGGCGACGACGACCCATGGGCAGTGCACCGAACAGGAGCTGGAGGAGCAAGGCATCCGGCCGAACACGATCCGGCTTTCGATTGGCACGGAGCATATCGATGACATCATTCAGGATCTGGAGGAAGCCTTCAAAGCGATCCGTTGA
- a CDS encoding helix-turn-helix transcriptional regulator: MEKFFWQRLAQLRSQKGVSARDMSLSLGQSESYINKIENGKALPSMQAFFYICDYLGISPRDFFDETNSDPVAIEALTKDLKGLSESQIASVASIVKELKG; this comes from the coding sequence ATGGAAAAATTTTTTTGGCAGAGGCTCGCGCAGCTGCGCAGCCAGAAAGGTGTATCCGCAAGAGATATGAGTCTGTCGCTTGGACAGAGTGAAAGTTATATCAATAAAATCGAAAACGGTAAAGCGCTGCCATCCATGCAGGCGTTCTTTTACATCTGTGACTATCTCGGTATTTCGCCGCGCGATTTCTTTGACGAAACCAACAGCGATCCGGTTGCCATTGAAGCCCTGACCAAAGACCTCAAAGGCCTGTCGGAGAGTCAGATCGCCAGCGTCGCCAGTATCGTGAAAGAGTTGAAGGGGTGA